Genomic window (Neodiprion lecontei isolate iyNeoLeco1 chromosome 7, iyNeoLeco1.1, whole genome shotgun sequence):
ATGACACGATGTCTATGAGCATATTACATATTTACACGCAGCATCTATAGACACTAATAATAAGAAACTGAATCCGAATAACAGTCGATACGAATACTCTCCGTATTGCAGACCGCGGCGTTTTTGCTGCTGGTCGCAGCTATCGTGGCCGccgaggaagaggaggagggagGTAAAGCCCGGGAGAAGAGGCAGCAGATCGCGTTCTATCCTAGACGGGGTCCTCGGCCACCTCCGTACGCAGTCCAGATGGAGCCGATAGTTCAATACTCGCAGAGAGACCCGCTCTACAACCCGCTGGCCAGTCCGAAGAGCGATGACTCCGGATACGGTGAGGAGGTGCAGCCAGACATCGGTTACGGCTACCATTCTGACCCGGAACCGATAATTGAGATAATAATCAAGGAATCGAACGAGACTCTGCCGACCCCTGTGCCGCCACCGCAGCCCCAGCAGCCTCGACCGACGAAGGAGCCGATCCAGGTATTTTACGTAAAgtacgagaagaagaagggcCACGGGGACGATAAGCCGCGCGTCGTCTACGACGCCCCGATACCGGCGCTCACACCCGTCGAGGAACACGAGGAGCTAAACCAGGAGCGATCTGCGTATCACGACCAGGAGCCCCAGGCCCCCGTCGTCACGTCGCCGGCCCCACCGCCCGAGCCCTCGACCACCCTGAGGACGATCATCCGCCCGGACAGCGAAGTCTACCACGCCGGAAGTAGCGGGATTCGCGTGACTTTTGGGACCGAGCAGGTGCCACCGAACCAGCACAACAAACGCAGCGATCAGGACCAGGACAGGCCTCAATTTTCACCCCAGATTCCGCAGCCCGGTTCGCCGAAGCGACAACACGGACCTTACCAGCCCCAACTCCAGCCGATTTTGCACTCCGTCCAGCATCAACAGCGCAGGTTCCCCCCGGCTCTCGCCCAGCAGAGAGTGGTAAACTCGTTTCCACCCCCTCAGATCATCTCCGCATCGCCACCACCACAGCAAATCGTCTACCAGCAGCCTCAACAGCTACGCAATCCATCCGGAAGGCCCCAGAGACTTCCGATAACGATTCAGGGACTGCCTGAGGTCCAGCAACGCGTGCCGTTCAATTCGTTCGCATTCGCTAGGCAGAACTCGCCATCTGGTCAGCAAGGGAACGGGTTCAACGTCGATCACCGACACCAGCAGCAGGTGTTCAAACAGCAGGAACTCGACAAGCAGCGGTACTACGAACAGCGCAGACAGCAGGATCTGCTCAGGCAACAAGAGCAACAGAGGCAACGAGAGCAGCAGAGACGACAACAAGAAATCGAACAAAAGCACATTCAGGAGCAGCAGAGACGACAGCAGGAAATTGAGCAGAAGCAGATCCAGGAACAGCAGAGACGGCAGCAGGAAATCGAGCAGAAACAGATCCAGGAGCAGCACTTcaggcagcagcagcagcagatcAAGTACAACCATCAACAATTCCAGCAAATTCCGCAGCCCCAGTTCCAGCGCCAGCAACCGGTCCCCGTTCCAACCCCGGCTGCCGATCGACCCGGCGGTGAGATTCTGAAGTCTGTGCCGAAGCTGGAGCAGCACTACGCGATCCGGGAGAACCCACTGCACCCTGGACCCTTCCCACCGAATCCACAGCCCACCCAATTCTCGGAGATAACTCCTCAGCAGACCCAGTTCGTTCCGAGTCAGCAATACAACAGCGTGGCGGAGAGCCAGTTGCAGCAGCAACAGCTGGGCCAGAGTCATCGGCAGATTCCGTTCGCCGGAGCAGCGAGCGAAAATCAGCAGCAGTACTTCTCGCAGCACCTTTCGGCCCCGGTTCAGCACCAATCGTCCGGTTCCAGTTCCGCTGGAAACACTCAGTCGATTTGGGGACGGCCCGTCTTTTCCTCTCAGAGCTCGAACCTCGGGCAGAAAATATACGCCACCCCAGTCACGTATTCCGGGGATCTTACCCCGTCCACGACGCCCACGACCCTCTCTACCACCGCCGAGGTCTACAGACCTTCGACTACGGCGACGCCGAGCACTACTGAGGCCCCCACCACCACCGTTGATTCCCCGAAAAACGAGGCCAAGATCAAACAGAACATAGCCAATCTTCCCGACGAGGTTCCCGACGACATCAGGGAGCAGCTACTCAGCTCCGGGATTCTCGGCAACGCTGATATACAGATATTGGATTACGACAAGGTCGGGGACATACCGATTGAAAACCTGCCGCCGGAAGCTCTAGCCAATTTCTACGGCGCCGGAGGCGGGGCTGCGACGTCGGCCAGCGAACCGATACCGGCTGTGGTAAAGAGGCCGAAGATCGTTCAACAGACCGAAGAAAAAGTTTCGGGGTACAAGAAAGAACTGCCGGCCAAGGTTGAGCAGGCCACGCTCAGGCCGGGAGGTGTCGAGATGAAAGTGGTACACTTTGACCCGAACACTGCTCAAGGTCAGGCGATCGCCGAGCAGCATATCAGGGACGACGCGACTCATCTCGACCCGGTGAAGATCGGCCCGAAAGACACGTCCAAGTACAATCGGTACCTTCCTCTCAAGGTCAGCGGGGCTGCTTTTCCGCTTCCCGACGTGCCGGAACTTAACGGTAGACGAATCACGAGCGTCGTCGTCCTCGCACCCGTCGATTACAACTTTCAAGGTGAGAGGGACCCCCAGTATGGCGAACGGACCGGCAGGAAATTCAACGATGTGCAGGCCGTAAGATTTTTGGCCGGCGATGCCCTCAAGCAAGTCGTGAAGAAACCGACCGCCGAAAACTACAAGAAATGGCTCGAGCAGGAGAGCCGTGCCGATCCTCAGCGACAGTCCGTCGTCTTACTTGTCACAacgtgagttttttttttttacagtttatTATACACTTTTTTCACCGTTGATATATTCAACTTTCTTTTTgcaaattcttctttttttctcctcagacCCGATGACGACACTCAAGGCGAAAAGGAGATCTTCATGTACGACGTGACCACCCAAGCCGTTAGCAAATTAGCTGGTGACTTGTCGACAGCGTTCGTTGACGTCGCGGAAAGTAATTCCGACAACGAGGGTGCTCAGACGGATATTATCCAGGATGCCTTTGCTTAAAGCACTTTAACTGGCTTTCATATTGGCAATAATAATTAGTTATTTATCCGATCAAGCATTCCAGAGCTGCTTCATAAGTCGAGGTACAAGAAGAACAAAAAGGAAAATGGCAAATctttaatcgatttttttttgtctcgcCATCAGTGCCAAATTCAGAG
Coding sequences:
- the LOC107217430 gene encoding polyhomeotic-proximal chromatin protein, whose product is MKLLKLTAAFLLLVAAIVAAEEEEEGGKAREKRQQIAFYPRRGPRPPPYAVQMEPIVQYSQRDPLYNPLASPKSDDSGYGEEVQPDIGYGYHSDPEPIIEIIIKESNETLPTPVPPPQPQQPRPTKEPIQVFYVKYEKKKGHGDDKPRVVYDAPIPALTPVEEHEELNQERSAYHDQEPQAPVVTSPAPPPEPSTTLRTIIRPDSEVYHAGSSGIRVTFGTEQVPPNQHNKRSDQDQDRPQFSPQIPQPGSPKRQHGPYQPQLQPILHSVQHQQRRFPPALAQQRVVNSFPPPQIISASPPPQQIVYQQPQQLRNPSGRPQRLPITIQGLPEVQQRVPFNSFAFARQNSPSGQQGNGFNVDHRHQQQVFKQQELDKQRYYEQRRQQDLLRQQEQQRQREQQRRQQEIEQKHIQEQQRRQQEIEQKQIQEQQRRQQEIEQKQIQEQHFRQQQQQIKYNHQQFQQIPQPQFQRQQPVPVPTPAADRPGGEILKSVPKLEQHYAIRENPLHPGPFPPNPQPTQFSEITPQQTQFVPSQQYNSVAESQLQQQQLGQSHRQIPFAGAASENQQQYFSQHLSAPVQHQSSGSSSAGNTQSIWGRPVFSSQSSNLGQKIYATPVTYSGDLTPSTTPTTLSTTAEVYRPSTTATPSTTEAPTTTVDSPKNEAKIKQNIANLPDEVPDDIREQLLSSGILGNADIQILDYDKVGDIPIENLPPEALANFYGAGGGAATSASEPIPAVVKRPKIVQQTEEKVSGYKKELPAKVEQATLRPGGVEMKVVHFDPNTAQGQAIAEQHIRDDATHLDPVKIGPKDTSKYNRYLPLKVSGAAFPLPDVPELNGRRITSVVVLAPVDYNFQGERDPQYGERTGRKFNDVQAVRFLAGDALKQVVKKPTAENYKKWLEQESRADPQRQSVVLLVTTPDDDTQGEKEIFMYDVTTQAVSKLAGDLSTAFVDVAESNSDNEGAQTDIIQDAFA